The Pseudomonas baetica genome includes a region encoding these proteins:
- a CDS encoding IS256 family transposase, which produces MPTKKKPLRDLPKIPKELLEEFGEGLITAEAIEDASAAFKKALIERALSAELGHHLGYPPGAQRPEDETNQRNGKTGKTILTGDGPLRLEIPRDRDGSFAPILIPKHERRYTGFDDKIIAMYARGMTVREIRAFLSEQYGTDVSHDFISSVTHEVMEEIGAWQQRPLEPMYPVIFFDALRVKIREEGLVRNKAIYLALGVLPDGTRDILGIWIENTEGAKFWMKVFNDLKTRGVEDVLIAVTDGLKGMPEALSAVFPATTLQTCIVHLIRNSLDYAAWDKRRELAKALKPIYQAINAEAAEEALDAFENGPWGKQYPTVVAAWRRAWDRVIPFFVFPPAIRKVIYTTNAIESINAQLRKIIKTRGHFPTDDAATKLIWLGLRNITANWGSAAHDWKSAMNQFAILYGDRFIRPTW; this is translated from the coding sequence ATGCCAACCAAAAAGAAACCCCTGCGTGACCTACCAAAAATCCCCAAGGAGCTGCTCGAAGAGTTCGGTGAGGGGCTGATTACCGCAGAGGCTATTGAAGACGCTTCTGCGGCCTTCAAGAAGGCCTTGATTGAGCGAGCATTGAGTGCCGAGCTCGGTCACCACCTGGGGTATCCGCCGGGCGCGCAGCGCCCAGAGGATGAAACCAACCAGCGCAATGGCAAAACGGGCAAGACGATTTTGACGGGGGATGGCCCGCTGCGGCTGGAGATTCCCCGTGATCGGGATGGCAGTTTTGCCCCCATTCTGATCCCCAAGCATGAGCGGCGTTACACCGGTTTTGATGACAAGATCATCGCCATGTATGCCCGAGGCATGACCGTTCGAGAAATCCGCGCTTTCCTCTCTGAGCAATACGGGACGGACGTTTCCCATGACTTCATCAGCTCAGTCACGCACGAGGTGATGGAGGAAATTGGTGCGTGGCAACAGCGACCGCTTGAGCCGATGTACCCAGTCATTTTCTTCGATGCGCTGCGGGTCAAGATCCGAGAAGAAGGCCTTGTCCGCAACAAGGCGATTTACTTGGCGCTGGGTGTTTTACCCGATGGAACGCGCGATATTCTTGGTATCTGGATCGAAAACACCGAGGGTGCGAAGTTCTGGATGAAGGTCTTCAACGACCTCAAGACCCGCGGCGTAGAGGACGTGCTGATCGCCGTGACTGACGGTCTCAAAGGCATGCCAGAGGCGCTAAGCGCAGTATTTCCGGCAACAACGCTGCAAACATGCATCGTCCACTTGATCCGCAACAGCCTCGATTACGCGGCGTGGGACAAGCGCCGTGAGCTGGCCAAGGCGCTAAAACCGATCTATCAAGCCATCAACGCAGAAGCGGCTGAGGAAGCACTGGATGCCTTTGAAAATGGCCCTTGGGGTAAGCAATACCCAACGGTGGTGGCGGCCTGGAGACGAGCCTGGGATCGAGTGATTCCATTTTTTGTCTTCCCGCCTGCCATTCGAAAAGTGATCTATACGACCAACGCTATCGAAAGCATCAACGCTCAGCTACGCAAGATCATCAAGACCCGGGGCCACTTCCCGACGGATGACGCAGCGACCAAGCTGATCTGGCTTGGGCTGCGTAACATCACGGCAAACTGGGGCTCGGCGGCTCATGACTGGAAGAGTGCGATGAACCAATTTGCGATTCTGTACGGAGATCGATTTATCAGGCCGACCTGGTAA
- a CDS encoding DUF6124 family protein: MIKPTPNPPETDATSPYESLDSKKLHEAADRALDHYLCPPGSTPPPRKTRGMYAATADTKNKELLLDACETLASAKTIAHDFARLLPAPQRRTVLGTAQLIMLGELAVNRVLNNLELPQ, translated from the coding sequence ATGATCAAACCCACACCCAACCCACCCGAAACCGACGCCACCTCCCCCTACGAATCCCTCGATTCAAAAAAACTCCACGAGGCCGCCGACCGCGCTCTCGATCATTACCTCTGCCCGCCCGGATCCACGCCGCCGCCCCGTAAAACCCGCGGGATGTATGCCGCGACTGCCGACACCAAAAACAAGGAATTGCTGCTCGACGCCTGCGAAACACTCGCGTCGGCCAAGACCATCGCCCATGACTTCGCCCGCCTGTTGCCCGCGCCGCAACGCAGAACCGTGCTGGGCACTGCGCAATTGATCATGCTCGGGGAACTGGCGGTGAATCGGGTGCTGAATAATCTGGAACTGCCGCAGTAG
- a CDS encoding retention module-containing protein yields MATLIGTVTKVIGQVFAVAADGSKRALVEGDRLFAGDQLITGAEGAVAVHLQNGQELTLGRDSSLTMTGQLLAGQAAHVNAAEAVTPSDAQLTDVEQIQKAIAAGDDPTQSAEATAAGPNAPGNTTGELGGGHSFVLLTEVGGRVDPIIGFPTAGFNGIPEFPEERRNAVIDNGNDTVAPVVPPPPVNNPVTLTGLGAAGGELTLNEANLPDGSAANPGALTQSGSFTVSAPDGLSSLSVGGINLINGGVAVGFPQSITTQLGNTLTITGYNPATGVVTYSYTLNGNETHAAGDGGNNLSEQFTVIAGDSNGDTATATLDVNITDDVPKAFDDSNASQALETVLTLTGNVLTNDVQGADRVPTGPVTPGTFNGTYGTLVLNANGTYTYTLNTNDADFKALHGGGNGTETFAYTLTDSDGDTSTANLVLQIHNNDDPVIINGLNVEGGELTVYEKNLSDGSTPDATALTQSGTFTITALDGVTTLTVGGIAVVTNGIAAGFPQSVTTPLGSTLTITGFNATTGVVSYSYTLVDNEAHPTASGANNLPEQFAVTVVDDNGTTANATLDVNIVDDLPKAVDDSNPTTASESQLTLTGNVLTNDVEGADRVTTGPVTAGTFTGTYGTLVLNANGTYTYTLNTSDADFKNLHGGGNGTENFTYTITDSDGDTSTANLVLQIHNNDDPVIINGLDVNGGELTVYEKNLSDGSTPDATALTQSGTFTITALDGVTTLTVGGIAVVTNGIAAGFPQSVTTPLGSTLTITGFNATTGVVSYSYTLVDNEAHPTASGANNLPEQFAVTVVDDNGTTANATLDVNIVDDLPKAVDDSNPTTASESQLTLTGNVLTNDVEGADRVSTGPVTPGTFTGTYGTLVLNANGTYTYTLNTSDADFKNLHGGGNGTENFTYTITDSDGDTSTANLVLQIHNNDDPVIINGLDVNGGELTVYEKNLSDGTSPNTPALTQSGTFTVTALDGLQTLTVGGINVVTGGVAAGFPQSIVTPLGSTLTITGYNPATGVVSYSYTLVDNETHPNANGANSITENFNVVATDTDGSTASGQINVNIVDDLPSAYSDAASVAEGGTVSGNVLDNDIGGADGPAVTGAVVGVRAGADTSTSAIGGLNSNINGTYGYLTLDANGNAVYHSNPNAVNGPGAVDVFTYTVRDSDGDESTTTITIDVANSKLYATSDTDVTVFEKALDLTKDGADLAPGTVTGSDPTNTGETASGTLVGSVTGAVGAISYALVGSATGNYGQIVLNPNGTYTYTLTSPASTTPHADDGANTLTETFTYQATDSLGNVVTSTLVVSIVDDVPKAVNDSNASSASETQLTLTGNVLTNDVQGADAVATGPNAGPITPATVVGTYGTLVLNANGTYTYTLDSSDADFKALHGGGNGTETFTYTLTDADGDTSTANLVLNIHNNDDPVVLNGLDVNGGELTVYEKNLSDGTSPDTPALSQSGTFTVTALDGLQTLTVGGIAVVTNGVAAGFPQSVVSPLGSTFTITGYNPATGVVSYSYTLVDNETHPNANGANSITENFNVVATDTDGSTASGQINVNIVDDLPTAKPDTGSVAEGGTVNVSVLGNDISGADGAASVVGVRAGSNTGTSAVGGLNSNINGAYGYLTLDAAGNAVYHSNPNSVSPPGATDTFTYTIRDSDGDESTTTLTINVADSKLVASVDQDVTVYEKALDLTKDGADLAPGTVTGSDPSNTGETATGTLVGAVTGGTGAITYTLVGSATGTYGQIQLNADGTYTYTLTSAPKTSPNANDGANTLSESFTYKATDALGNSTTSTLVVNIVDDVPKAVASDRSVAAVEIDSNLLIVLDISGSMADASGVPGLSRLALAKQAISALLDKYDDLGDVKVQLVTFSSNATDRTSVWVDVATAKTILAGLTAGGGTNYDAAVAVMQTAFNTSGKLTGAQNVGYFFSDGKPNEGDINAADEAALKNFLDANNIKNYAIGLGSGVSNANLDPLAYDGISHTNTNAVVVTDLNQLNSVLSGTVQGAPVTGSLLGEGGTFGADGGFIKSIVVDGTTYTYDPKANGGQGSLVPSGGVNHGTFNTVNNTLSIATNNSGTLLINLDTGEYTYTSQKTTAVVITENIGFTVSDNDGDLASSTLTVKVIPNAPPVAADDHVITNVLSSNIVVPGELLLANDTDPNGDTLNATPTSFNTGWISKAADFTGTGAISFTGTNANTAANQNLANVRNAFSANAATMTAVLVVSGYLGGVSNSNANDEDRITVNLRQGETLNLDHNLAAGNVSMEYSINGGAYIALADGQTLTATSDGVYQIHITNITNPTGGNANGSENYQLTMTLNYAGAHDITPDYHGTYTANDNHGGSDTAAVTISYQDGHTLTGTAGDDILVAGTGNNIINAGDGNDVLTAGSGNNELHGGAGNDLLYSGPGNDLLDGGTGIDTASYAHATAGVTVNLGLLGAQNTLGAGTDTLTGIENLVGSNFNDTLTGDNNNNVINGGLGNDILNGGGGDDLLIGGLGNNTMTGGAGADTFQWLKGNSGHDLITDFTPGTDKLDLSQLLQGENGTTASLDDYLHFTVTGTGASVMTSIDVSAMAGATPNQTIDLAGVNLASHYGVTPGAGGMIASGHDTATIISGMLNDHSLKVDTV; encoded by the coding sequence ATGGCAACGCTCATCGGTACCGTCACTAAAGTCATTGGTCAGGTTTTCGCCGTCGCTGCAGATGGCAGCAAACGCGCACTGGTTGAAGGGGATCGCCTGTTTGCCGGCGATCAACTGATCACCGGGGCCGAAGGCGCCGTCGCCGTTCATCTGCAAAATGGCCAGGAATTGACCCTGGGCCGCGACAGCAGCCTGACCATGACCGGCCAATTACTGGCCGGCCAGGCGGCGCATGTGAACGCTGCGGAGGCCGTGACCCCGAGTGATGCGCAACTGACCGATGTCGAGCAGATCCAGAAAGCCATCGCCGCCGGTGACGACCCGACCCAATCCGCTGAAGCCACCGCCGCCGGTCCCAACGCCCCCGGCAACACCACCGGTGAGTTGGGTGGCGGGCACAGTTTTGTCTTGCTGACGGAAGTCGGTGGGCGGGTCGACCCGATCATCGGTTTCCCCACCGCCGGGTTCAACGGCATTCCCGAGTTTCCCGAAGAGCGGCGTAACGCGGTCATCGACAATGGTAACGACACGGTCGCGCCGGTTGTTCCACCGCCGCCAGTCAATAATCCGGTGACCCTCACCGGGCTTGGGGCGGCCGGTGGCGAGCTGACCCTCAACGAAGCCAATCTGCCTGACGGCTCGGCGGCCAATCCGGGGGCACTGACCCAGAGCGGCAGTTTCACGGTATCGGCCCCCGATGGTCTGAGCAGCCTGAGTGTCGGCGGCATCAACCTGATCAACGGTGGCGTGGCGGTCGGTTTTCCGCAGTCGATCACCACGCAACTGGGCAACACCCTGACCATCACCGGTTACAACCCGGCCACCGGGGTGGTCACTTACAGCTACACCCTCAATGGCAATGAAACCCACGCGGCGGGCGACGGTGGCAACAATCTGAGCGAGCAATTCACCGTAATTGCCGGCGACAGCAATGGCGACACCGCGACCGCTACGCTGGACGTCAACATCACCGACGACGTGCCTAAAGCCTTCGACGACAGCAATGCCTCACAGGCATTGGAAACAGTGTTGACCCTGACTGGCAATGTGCTGACCAACGACGTGCAAGGCGCCGACCGAGTGCCGACCGGCCCCGTTACGCCGGGTACATTCAACGGGACTTACGGCACGCTGGTGCTCAACGCCAACGGCACTTACACCTACACGCTGAATACCAATGACGCTGATTTCAAAGCCCTGCATGGCGGCGGCAATGGCACGGAGACATTCGCCTACACCCTCACCGATTCGGACGGTGATACCAGCACGGCGAATCTGGTTTTGCAGATTCACAACAACGACGACCCGGTGATCATCAACGGCTTGAACGTCGAGGGTGGCGAACTCACCGTTTACGAGAAAAACCTCAGCGACGGCAGCACTCCGGATGCCACCGCGCTGACCCAAAGCGGCACGTTCACCATCACCGCGCTGGATGGCGTCACCACGCTGACCGTCGGCGGTATTGCCGTGGTCACCAATGGTATCGCCGCAGGGTTCCCACAATCGGTCACCACGCCACTGGGCAGCACGCTGACCATCACTGGTTTCAACGCCACCACCGGCGTGGTCAGTTACAGCTACACCCTGGTCGACAACGAAGCCCATCCTACCGCCAGCGGCGCGAACAACCTGCCAGAGCAGTTCGCCGTGACCGTGGTGGATGACAACGGCACCACCGCCAACGCGACACTCGACGTGAACATCGTCGACGACCTGCCAAAAGCCGTGGACGACAGCAACCCAACCACCGCTTCGGAAAGCCAGCTGACCCTGACTGGCAACGTCCTGACCAACGACGTAGAAGGCGCCGACCGCGTAACCACTGGCCCGGTCACCGCTGGCACGTTCACCGGGACTTACGGCACGCTGGTACTCAACGCCAACGGCACTTACACCTACACGCTGAACACCAGCGACGCCGACTTCAAAAACCTGCACGGCGGCGGCAACGGCACCGAGAACTTCACCTACACCATCACCGATTCCGATGGCGACACCAGCACCGCGAATCTGGTTTTGCAGATCCACAACAATGACGATCCGGTGATCATCAACGGCTTGGATGTGAACGGTGGCGAACTCACCGTTTACGAGAAAAACCTCAGCGACGGCAGCACACCGGATGCCACCGCGCTGACCCAAAGCGGCACGTTCACCATCACCGCGCTGGATGGCGTCACCACGCTGACCGTCGGCGGTATTGCCGTGGTCACCAATGGTATCGCCGCAGGGTTCCCGCAATCGGTCACCACACCGCTGGGCAGCACGCTGACCATCACTGGTTTCAACGCCACCACCGGCGTGGTCAGTTACAGCTACACCCTGGTCGACAACGAAGCCCATCCTACCGCCAGCGGCGCGAACAACCTGCCAGAGCAGTTCGCCGTGACCGTGGTGGATGACAACGGCACCACCGCCAACGCGACACTCGACGTGAACATCGTCGACGACCTGCCAAAAGCCGTGGACGACAGCAACCCAACCACCGCTTCGGAAAGCCAGCTGACCCTGACTGGCAACGTCCTGACCAACGACGTAGAAGGCGCCGACCGAGTGTCGACCGGCCCCGTTACGCCGGGTACATTCACCGGGACTTACGGCACGCTGGTACTCAACGCCAACGGCACTTACACCTACACGCTGAACACCAGCGACGCCGACTTCAAAAACCTGCACGGCGGCGGCAACGGCACCGAGAACTTCACCTACACCATCACCGATTCCGATGGCGACACCAGCACCGCGAATCTGGTTTTGCAGATCCACAACAATGACGATCCGGTGATCATCAACGGCTTGGATGTGAACGGTGGCGAACTCACCGTTTACGAGAAAAACCTCAGCGACGGCACCAGCCCCAACACCCCGGCGCTGACCCAGAGCGGCACTTTCACCGTGACCGCCCTCGACGGCTTGCAAACCCTGACGGTGGGGGGCATCAATGTGGTCACTGGTGGCGTGGCCGCAGGCTTCCCGCAATCGATCGTCACGCCGCTGGGCAGTACGCTGACCATCACGGGCTACAATCCGGCGACGGGCGTGGTCAGCTACAGCTACACCCTGGTCGACAACGAAACTCATCCGAACGCTAACGGCGCCAACAGCATCACCGAGAACTTCAACGTCGTCGCCACGGACACTGACGGCAGCACCGCCAGCGGCCAGATCAACGTCAACATCGTCGATGATCTGCCGAGCGCTTATTCCGACGCGGCGTCGGTGGCGGAGGGCGGCACCGTCAGCGGCAATGTGCTGGACAACGACATCGGCGGCGCCGACGGCCCGGCCGTCACGGGCGCAGTAGTCGGCGTGCGCGCCGGCGCGGATACCTCGACCTCGGCCATCGGCGGCCTCAACAGCAACATCAACGGCACCTATGGCTACCTGACCCTCGATGCCAACGGCAACGCCGTCTATCACAGCAACCCAAATGCGGTGAACGGGCCGGGCGCGGTGGATGTGTTCACCTACACCGTGCGCGATTCCGACGGCGATGAAAGCACCACCACCATCACCATTGATGTCGCCAACAGCAAGCTGTACGCAACCAGCGACACCGACGTCACTGTCTTTGAGAAAGCCCTCGACCTGACCAAGGACGGCGCCGATCTGGCCCCTGGCACCGTCACCGGCAGCGACCCGACCAACACGGGCGAAACTGCGTCCGGCACGCTGGTCGGCTCGGTGACTGGCGCCGTCGGCGCGATCAGCTATGCGCTGGTCGGCAGTGCCACCGGCAACTACGGGCAGATCGTCCTCAACCCCAACGGCACCTACACCTACACGCTGACATCGCCAGCGAGCACCACGCCGCATGCCGACGACGGTGCCAATACCCTGACCGAAACCTTCACTTATCAGGCCACCGATTCACTGGGCAACGTCGTCACCAGCACCCTCGTCGTCAGCATCGTTGATGACGTGCCGAAAGCGGTGAATGACAGCAACGCCAGCAGCGCTTCGGAAACCCAACTGACGCTGACCGGCAACGTGCTGACCAACGACGTGCAAGGCGCGGACGCGGTCGCGACCGGTCCGAATGCCGGGCCTATCACGCCTGCCACGGTCGTCGGCACTTACGGCACCTTGGTGCTGAACGCCAACGGCACTTACACCTACACCCTGGACAGCAGCGACGCCGACTTTAAAGCCCTGCACGGCGGTGGCAACGGCACTGAAACCTTCACTTACACGCTGACCGATGCCGATGGCGACACCAGCACCGCCAACCTGGTGCTGAATATCCATAACAACGATGATCCGGTGGTGCTCAACGGTCTCGATGTGAATGGCGGCGAACTCACCGTCTACGAGAAAAACCTCAGCGACGGTACCAGCCCTGACACCCCGGCGCTGAGCCAAAGCGGCACCTTCACCGTCACCGCGCTTGATGGTCTGCAAACCCTCACCGTCGGCGGTATTGCCGTGGTCACCAATGGTGTGGCCGCAGGCTTCCCGCAATCTGTTGTTTCGCCGCTGGGCAGCACGTTCACCATCACCGGTTACAACCCGGCGACCGGCGTGGTCAGCTACAGCTATACCCTGGTGGATAACGAAACCCATCCGAATGCCAACGGCGCCAACAGCATCACCGAGAACTTCAACGTGGTGGCGACCGACACCGACGGCAGCACCGCCAGCGGTCAGATCAACGTCAACATCGTCGATGACCTGCCGACCGCCAAACCCGACACCGGCTCGGTGGCGGAGGGTGGCACGGTCAATGTCAGCGTGCTGGGCAACGACATCAGCGGTGCCGATGGCGCGGCCTCGGTGGTCGGCGTGCGCGCGGGCAGCAACACCGGCACCTCGGCCGTCGGCGGCCTCAACAGCAACATCAACGGCGCCTACGGTTACCTGACCCTGGACGCGGCGGGCAACGCCGTTTACCACAGCAACCCGAACTCGGTCAGCCCACCGGGCGCCACCGACACCTTCACCTACACCATCCGCGACAGCGACGGCGATGAGAGCACCACGACCCTCACCATCAATGTTGCCGACAGCAAACTCGTGGCTTCGGTCGATCAGGACGTGACGGTTTATGAAAAAGCGCTCGACCTGACCAAGGACGGCGCGGATCTGGCCCCCGGTACAGTCACCGGCAGCGACCCGAGCAACACCGGCGAAACCGCGACCGGCACCCTGGTGGGTGCGGTTACCGGCGGCACGGGCGCGATCACCTACACCCTGGTCGGCAGCGCCACCGGCACCTATGGGCAGATCCAGCTCAACGCCGACGGCACCTATACCTACACGCTGACCTCAGCACCGAAAACTTCGCCGAACGCCAACGACGGGGCCAACACCCTGAGCGAAAGTTTTACCTACAAAGCCACCGATGCACTGGGTAACAGCACCACCAGCACCCTCGTCGTCAATATCGTTGATGACGTGCCCAAAGCCGTGGCCTCGGATCGCTCGGTGGCGGCGGTGGAAATCGATTCCAACCTGCTGATCGTTCTCGACATCTCCGGCAGTATGGCCGACGCCTCCGGCGTGCCGGGCCTGTCGCGGCTGGCGCTGGCCAAGCAGGCGATCAGCGCCTTGCTCGACAAGTACGATGATCTGGGCGATGTGAAAGTGCAGCTCGTCACCTTCAGCAGCAACGCCACCGACCGCACCTCGGTGTGGGTGGATGTGGCCACGGCCAAAACCATTCTCGCCGGCCTCACCGCCGGCGGCGGTACCAACTACGACGCTGCCGTGGCAGTGATGCAAACTGCGTTCAACACCTCGGGCAAACTCACCGGGGCGCAGAACGTCGGCTACTTCTTCTCCGACGGCAAACCCAACGAGGGCGACATCAACGCTGCCGACGAAGCCGCGCTGAAAAACTTCCTCGATGCCAACAACATCAAGAACTACGCGATCGGTCTGGGCAGTGGCGTGAGCAACGCCAACCTCGATCCGCTGGCCTACGACGGCATCAGCCACACCAACACCAACGCGGTGGTGGTCACCGATCTCAACCAGCTCAACTCGGTGCTCTCGGGCACCGTGCAAGGCGCGCCGGTCACCGGTTCGTTGCTGGGCGAGGGCGGTACTTTTGGTGCTGATGGCGGCTTCATCAAATCCATCGTGGTCGACGGCACCACGTACACCTACGATCCGAAGGCCAACGGCGGCCAAGGCTCACTGGTGCCAAGCGGCGGCGTCAACCACGGCACTTTCAACACCGTGAACAACACGCTGAGCATCGCCACCAACAACAGCGGCACGCTGCTGATCAACCTCGATACTGGCGAATACACCTACACCTCGCAAAAAACCACCGCCGTGGTGATCACCGAGAACATCGGGTTCACCGTCAGTGACAACGACGGCGACCTCGCCAGCTCGACGCTGACCGTGAAAGTGATCCCTAACGCGCCACCAGTGGCGGCGGACGACCACGTCATCACCAACGTGCTGTCGAGCAACATCGTCGTGCCGGGTGAACTGTTGCTGGCCAACGACACCGATCCGAACGGCGATACCCTCAACGCGACGCCAACCAGTTTCAACACCGGTTGGATCTCGAAAGCAGCGGACTTCACCGGCACCGGCGCGATCAGCTTCACCGGCACCAATGCCAACACCGCCGCCAACCAGAACCTGGCCAACGTGCGCAATGCGTTCTCGGCCAACGCGGCAACCATGACCGCCGTGCTGGTGGTCAGCGGCTACCTCGGTGGAGTGAGCAACAGCAACGCCAACGATGAAGATCGCATCACCGTCAACCTGCGCCAGGGCGAAACCCTCAACCTGGATCACAACCTGGCGGCCGGTAACGTCAGCATGGAGTACTCGATCAACGGTGGCGCGTACATTGCGCTGGCGGACGGGCAAACCCTCACCGCGACGTCGGACGGCGTTTACCAGATCCACATCACCAACATCACCAACCCCACAGGTGGTAACGCCAACGGGTCGGAAAACTACCAGCTGACCATGACCCTCAACTACGCCGGGGCGCATGACATCACCCCGGACTACCACGGCACCTACACCGCCAATGACAACCACGGCGGCAGCGACACCGCCGCCGTGACCATCAGCTATCAGGATGGCCACACGCTCACCGGCACAGCGGGGGATGACATTCTGGTGGCCGGCACCGGTAACAACATCATCAATGCCGGTGACGGTAACGATGTGCTCACCGCCGGTTCCGGCAACAACGAATTGCATGGCGGCGCGGGCAATGACTTGCTCTACAGCGGCCCGGGCAACGACCTGCTGGACGGCGGTACTGGTATCGACACCGCGAGCTATGCGCATGCCACCGCCGGAGTCACGGTCAATCTCGGTCTGCTCGGCGCGCAAAACACCCTTGGCGCCGGGACCGACACCCTGACCGGCATCGAAAACCTCGTCGGTTCGAACTTCAACGACACCCTCACCGGCGACAACAATAACAACGTGATCAACGGCGGTCTGGGCAACGACATCCTCAATGGCGGGGGCGGCGATGACCTGCTGATCGGCGGCCTGGGCAACAACACGATGACGGGCGGGGCAGGGGCCGACACCTTCCAGTGGCTCAAGGGCAACAGCGGCCACGACCTCATCACCGACTTCACCCCCGGCACTGACAAGCTCGATCTGTCGCAACTGCTGCAAGGTGAAAACGGCACCACGGCATCGCTCGACGACTACCTGCACTTCACCGTCACCGGCACAGGCGCGTCCGTGATGACCAGCATCGACGTCAGCGCCATGGCCGGCGCCACACCCAACCAGACCATCGACCTGGCCGGCGTCAACCTGGCCAGCCACTACGGCGTAACGCCGGGCGCGGGGGGGATGATTGCCAGCGGGCATGACACAGCGACGATCATCAGCGGCATGCTCAATGATCATTCGTTGAAGGTGGATACCGTCTGA
- a CDS encoding MFS transporter, which translates to MTAHAPTVAPSDGIDPIRAAEVSARIDRLPAVATIWRLVALLSIGGFFELYDLFQTAYISPGLIRDGIFATGSQGVFGFSDQAAFASATFLGLFIGASMLSPLADRFGRRAIFTFALVWYTVATVLMGTQSSALGIICMRFLVGIGLGIELVTIDAYLSELVPKRMRSSAFAFAFFIQFLSVPAVALMSWWLVPQAPFGVSGWRWVVLASAVFALFIWWLRKRLPESPRWLAQHGRFDEANRILDNIEARCEKDHGKPLDAPETVPVDVEGKGRFADIWQPPYRRRALMLIVFHVFQAIGFFGFGNWLPALLSGQGVSVTHSLMYAFIITLAYPLGPLLFVKFANRFENKWQIVGSALGAMTFGTLFALQTSALGLIFCGVMITFCNAWLSFSYHSYQSELFPTNIRARAVGFCYSFSRLSTVFSSLLIGMFLDNFGTPGVLAFIVSSMLIVMLTIGCFGPRTRNLALENIAHR; encoded by the coding sequence ATGACTGCTCACGCCCCCACCGTCGCGCCAAGCGACGGCATCGACCCGATACGCGCCGCCGAGGTTTCCGCCCGCATCGACCGCCTCCCGGCGGTCGCAACGATCTGGCGACTGGTGGCGCTGCTGTCGATCGGTGGATTCTTCGAACTCTACGACCTGTTCCAGACTGCCTACATCAGCCCCGGTCTGATCCGCGACGGGATTTTCGCCACCGGTAGTCAGGGTGTGTTCGGGTTTTCCGATCAGGCGGCGTTTGCCTCGGCAACCTTCCTCGGCCTGTTCATCGGCGCGAGCATGCTCAGCCCGTTGGCAGATCGTTTTGGCCGGCGCGCGATCTTCACCTTCGCGCTGGTCTGGTACACCGTTGCCACCGTGCTGATGGGCACTCAGAGTTCGGCGCTGGGGATCATCTGCATGCGCTTTCTGGTGGGCATCGGCCTGGGTATCGAGTTGGTGACGATCGACGCTTACCTCTCGGAACTGGTGCCCAAACGCATGCGCAGTTCGGCATTTGCCTTCGCATTTTTCATACAGTTTTTATCGGTGCCGGCGGTGGCGCTGATGTCGTGGTGGCTGGTGCCGCAAGCGCCATTCGGCGTCTCCGGGTGGCGCTGGGTGGTATTGGCCAGTGCGGTGTTTGCGCTATTTATCTGGTGGCTGCGCAAGCGTCTGCCGGAGTCGCCGCGCTGGCTGGCGCAACACGGCCGCTTTGATGAGGCCAATCGGATTCTCGACAACATCGAAGCACGTTGCGAGAAGGATCACGGCAAACCGCTGGACGCCCCTGAAACGGTCCCGGTCGACGTCGAAGGCAAGGGCCGTTTTGCCGACATCTGGCAACCGCCCTACCGTCGTCGCGCGTTGATGCTGATCGTGTTTCACGTCTTTCAGGCCATCGGTTTCTTCGGTTTCGGCAACTGGTTGCCGGCGCTGCTTTCCGGCCAGGGCGTGAGCGTCACCCACAGCCTGATGTACGCCTTCATCATCACCCTCGCCTACCCGCTCGGGCCGTTGCTGTTCGTGAAGTTCGCCAACCGTTTCGAAAACAAATGGCAAATTGTCGGCTCGGCCCTCGGCGCCATGACCTTCGGCACCTTGTTCGCTTTGCAAACCAGCGCGCTCGGGCTGATCTTTTGCGGGGTGATGATCACCTTCTGCAATGCCTGGCTGAGCTTCAGTTATCACTCGTATCAGAGCGAACTGTTCCCGACCAACATCCGCGCCCGCGCTGTCGGCTTCTGCTATTCGTTCAGCCGTTTGTCGACGGTGTTCAGCAGCCTGTTGATCGGCATGTTTCTCGACAACTTCGGCACACCCGGGGTGTTGGCGTTTATCGTCAGCAGCATGCTCATCGTGATGCTGACCATTGGCTGTTTCGGGCCGCGCACACGTAATCTCGCACTGGAAAACATTGCCCATCGCTGA